A section of the Cololabis saira isolate AMF1-May2022 chromosome 6, fColSai1.1, whole genome shotgun sequence genome encodes:
- the tbr1b gene encoding T-box brain protein 1b has protein sequence MQVENCIPLASDISKKFMNVGSGFSSSNGSEPPLQDHPIIPASDNLERSSPLKKNSREMTNQSEADNFPDSKDASGDVQRGKLSPDLDGVSDIRHSFDGSAGERCIFSPSSQPVSAAAPGAMFPYPSQHGPAHPAFSIGSPSRYMAHHPVITNGPYNSLLTNTSPQGYPAAGYPYAQQYGHTYQGGAFYQLSSAQAGLVPGKAQVYLCNRALWLKFHRHQTEMIITKQGRRMFPFLSFNISGLDPTAHYNIFVDVILADPNHWRFQGGKWVPCGKADTNVIGNRVYMHPDSPNTGAHWMRQEISFGKLKLTNNKGASNNTGQMVVLQSLHKYQPRLHVVEVNEDGTEDTSQPGRVQTFTFTETQFIAVTAYQNTDITQLKIDHNPFAKGFRDNYDTVYTGCDIDRLTPSPGDSPRSQIVPGARYAMPASFLQDQFVSTYAKSRFHHPGVGAGAGTERSVPLGGSLLSPQQSEEPSVSAPPQRWFVTPANNRLDFAASAYDAADFAGNAATLLSYAAAGVKALPLQAAGCSGRPLTGYYADASGWGGGRTPPQYCGVNGKAGSVFSCWPAGRAGTNYSLSEDGADSLLATERSPIGGSEEANKANKDMTSESSWIETPSSIKSIDSSDSGIFEQAKRRRISPSATPVSETVSPLKSELLAPRECDKNCTKDIGYYSFYPHS, from the exons ATGCAGGTGGAGAATTGCATCCCGCTGGCCAGTGATATCTCCAAGAAATTTATGAATGTGGGCAGTGGCTTTTCGAGCTCCAATGGATCGGAGCCTCCGCTGCAGGACCATCCTATTATACCTGCAAGTGACAACCTGGAGAGAAGTTCACCCCTGAAAAAAAACTCCAGGGAGATGACGAATCAGTCAGAGGCGGACAATTTTCCCGACTCCAAGGACGCGTCGGGGGACGTCCAGAGGGGCAAACTCTCTCCTGATCTCGACGGAGTCTCTGACATCCGTCATAGTTTCGATGGATCTGCAGGAGAACGGTGCATCTTCTCGCCGTCCTCTCAgccagtctcagcagcagctcccgGTGCCATGTTTCCGTATCCCAGCCAGCATGGACCGGCGCACCCGGCGTTCTCCATCGGAAGCCCCAGCCGTTACATGGCCCATCACCCGGTTATAACCAATGGACCTTACAACAGCCTTTTAACCAACACTTCTCCTCAAGGCTACCCGGCAGCCGGGTACCCGTATGCGCAACAATATGGACACACTTACCAGGGTGGAGCTTTTTACCAGCTGTCCTCGGCTCAGGCGGGACTGGTTCCGGGGAAAGCGCAGGTGTATCTGTGCAACAGGGCCCTGTGGCTGAAGTTTCACAGACACCAGACGGAGATGATCATCACCAAGCAAGGACG ACGAATGTTTCCATTTTTAAGCTTCAATATTTCTGGCCTCGACCCAACTGCTCATTACAATATATTTGTGGATGTTATACTCGCGGATCCGAATCACTGGCGATTTCAAGGAGGAAAGTGGGTGCCATGTGGAAAAGCAGATACAAATGTGATAG GGAATAGAGTTTACATGCATCCCGACTCACCAAACACCGGCGCGCACTGGATGCGTCAAGAAATATCATTTGGAAAGCTAAAGCTCACAAACAACAAAGGTGCTTCCAACAATACGGGGCAG ATGGTGGTGCTCCAGTCTCTGCACAAGTACCAGCCCAGGCTGCATGTGGTGGAGGTGAACGAGGACGGGACGGAGGACACCAGCCAGCCGGGCAGAGTCCAGACATTTACCTTCACAGAGACGCAGTTCATCGCCGTCACAGCTTATCAGAACACCGAT ATTACGCAACTAAAAATCGACCACAACCCGTTCGCCAAGGGATTTCGGGACAACTACGACAC TGTCTACACAGGCTGCGACATCGACCGCCTCACTCCATCACCGGGTGACTCTCCGCGTTCGCAGATCGTGCCGGGTGCGAGATACGCCATGCCTGCTTCTTTCCTGCAGGACCAATTCGTCAGCACTTATGCCAAATCTCGCTTCCACCACCCTGGCGTGGGGGCCGGCGCTGGCACGGAGCGCAGCGTCCCCCTCGGCGGCAGCCTGCTGTCCCCGCAGCAGAGCGAGGAGCCCAGTGTTTCCGCCCCCCCGCAGCGCTGGTTCGTCACCCCCGCCAACAACCGACTGGACTTTGCGGCCTCGGCGTACGACGCCGCCGATTTCGCCGGTAACGCCGCCACCTTGCTGTCGTACGCGGCGGCCGGAGTGAAGGCCCTGCCCCTGCAGGCGGCGGGCTGCTCCGGCCGGCCGCTCACCGGCTATTACGCAGACGCGTCCGGCTGGGGGGGAGGACGCACGCCGCCGCAGTACTGCGGCGTCAACGGCAAAGCCGGCTCCGTGTTCTCCTGCTGGCCCGCCGGCAGAGCCGGCACCAACTACAGCCTGTCCGAGGACGGAGCAGACTCCCTCCTCGCCACGGAGAGGTCGCCCATCGGCGGCTCGGAGGAGGCCAACAAGGCCAATAAGGACATGACATCCGAGTCGAGCTGGATAGAGACGCCGTCGTCCATCAAGTCCATCGATTCCAGCGATTCTGGGATCTTTGAACAGGCAAAGAGGAGAAGGATCTCACCTTCTGCCACGCCGGTTTCAGAGACGGTGTCCCCGCTGAAATCTGAGCTGCTGGCACCGAGGGAGTGTGACAAAAACTGCACAAAGGACATCGGTTATTACAGTTTCTATCCTCACAGTTAA
- the tank gene encoding TRAF family member-associated NF-kappa-B activator isoform X2 has protein sequence MERNIGDQLNKAFEAYRQVSIEKDNAKKELQKMTEYYEQYTQELQKQIEDQQRLISELEAKLSATKQPSGEMTCEPCNHLLDGASTYRKIQYPENMGTVAVAPNLPVNSSVDYQEMLEAFEGIQGKFRKIHSLTRRQKDHLKRFHRGTDTANDQRFSMPIQCTDRTAEAEGPFPAALSAPQGNVGLAVPANRPPSPTLTEEESEELPMPFVYPSSPSHSTSSSPSQESVRGPQQSLWSPRLSDAVDVRQEPETPPSSSPDKCAFCHAEVPQDRMNSHLYSHFSPKNEVDD, from the exons ATGGAAAGGAACATTGGAGACCAGCTCAACAAAGCCTTCGAAGCTTATCGCCAGGTCTCCATCGAAAAGGACAATGCCAAAAAGGAGCTGcagaaaatg ACTGAATATTATGAGCAGTACACTCAAGAACTTCAAAAGCAGATTGAAGACCAGCAACGGCTGATTTCTGAACTTGAAGCTAAGTTGTCAGCGACAAAGCAACCATCAG GCGAGATGACCTGTGAGCCTTGCAACCATCTCCTCGATGGAGCCAGCACTTATAGGAAAATACAGTATCCG GAGAATATGGGCACTGTTGCTGTTGCTCCTAATTTGCCAGTTAACAGCAGCGTTGACTA tcaGGAGATGCTTGAGGCATTTGAAGGCATTCAAGGCAAATTTCGAAAGATCCATTCTTTAACCAGAAGACAAAAAGATCACCTGAAAAGATTCCACAGAGGAACTGATACAGCAAACG ATCAGCGGTTTTCAATGCCCATCCAGTGCACGGATCGAACCGCAGAGGCAGAGGGACCCTTTCCTGCAGCGTTAAG CGCTCCGCAAGGAAACGTTGGCCTGGCAGTGCCGGCGAATCGGCCTCCGTCTCCTACGCTGACGGAGGAGGAGTCGGAGGAACTGCCCATGCCTTTCGTCTACCCCTCGTCCCCCTCCCACTCGACGTCCTCCTCACCTTCCCAGGAGAGCGTGCGGGGACCCCAGCAG TCTCTCTGGAGCCCGAGACTGAGTGATGCAGTCGATGTGAGGCAAGAGCCCGAGACGCCTCCGAGCAGCAGCCCGGATAAATGCGCTTTCTGCCATGCCGAGGTTCCTCAGGACCGAATGAACAGCCACCTTTACTCGCACTTCTCTCCTAAGAATGAAGTCGACGATTGA
- the tank gene encoding TRAF family member-associated NF-kappa-B activator isoform X1: MERNIGDQLNKAFEAYRQVSIEKDNAKKELQKMTEYYEQYTQELQKQIEDQQRLISELEAKLSATKQPSGEMTCEPCNHLLDGASTYRKIQYPENMGTVAVAPNLPVNSSVDYQEMLEAFEGIQGKFRKIHSLTRRQKDHLKRFHRGTDTANDQRFSMPIQCTDRTAEAEGPFPAALRSAADVAPLPASLASRGAHQEDSELAYSIGKLSVKFPPSADSEYDFLHSAPQGNVGLAVPANRPPSPTLTEEESEELPMPFVYPSSPSHSTSSSPSQESVRGPQQSLWSPRLSDAVDVRQEPETPPSSSPDKCAFCHAEVPQDRMNSHLYSHFSPKNEVDD; encoded by the exons ATGGAAAGGAACATTGGAGACCAGCTCAACAAAGCCTTCGAAGCTTATCGCCAGGTCTCCATCGAAAAGGACAATGCCAAAAAGGAGCTGcagaaaatg ACTGAATATTATGAGCAGTACACTCAAGAACTTCAAAAGCAGATTGAAGACCAGCAACGGCTGATTTCTGAACTTGAAGCTAAGTTGTCAGCGACAAAGCAACCATCAG GCGAGATGACCTGTGAGCCTTGCAACCATCTCCTCGATGGAGCCAGCACTTATAGGAAAATACAGTATCCG GAGAATATGGGCACTGTTGCTGTTGCTCCTAATTTGCCAGTTAACAGCAGCGTTGACTA tcaGGAGATGCTTGAGGCATTTGAAGGCATTCAAGGCAAATTTCGAAAGATCCATTCTTTAACCAGAAGACAAAAAGATCACCTGAAAAGATTCCACAGAGGAACTGATACAGCAAACG ATCAGCGGTTTTCAATGCCCATCCAGTGCACGGATCGAACCGCAGAGGCAGAGGGACCCTTTCCTGCAGCGTTAAGGTCAGCGGCGGACGTGGCTCCCCTGCCTGCGTCTTTGGCGTCTCGTGGTGCCCATCAGGAGGACAGCGAATTGGCATATTCGATCGGTAAACTTAGTGTCAAATTCCCACCCTCTGCGGACAGTGAATATGATTTCCTGCACAGCGCTCCGCAAGGAAACGTTGGCCTGGCAGTGCCGGCGAATCGGCCTCCGTCTCCTACGCTGACGGAGGAGGAGTCGGAGGAACTGCCCATGCCTTTCGTCTACCCCTCGTCCCCCTCCCACTCGACGTCCTCCTCACCTTCCCAGGAGAGCGTGCGGGGACCCCAGCAG TCTCTCTGGAGCCCGAGACTGAGTGATGCAGTCGATGTGAGGCAAGAGCCCGAGACGCCTCCGAGCAGCAGCCCGGATAAATGCGCTTTCTGCCATGCCGAGGTTCCTCAGGACCGAATGAACAGCCACCTTTACTCGCACTTCTCTCCTAAGAATGAAGTCGACGATTGA